One window of the Syntrophorhabdus sp. genome contains the following:
- a CDS encoding flagellar brake protein, with protein sequence MEKSGEQTIHRKEYLGIEPGINLRIQLRGARDTWNGTVVGMVEGRYLIAEVPPIPGLWVKLHQMNNIIVRYLYDGKAYGFYSTLMAALNEPFRLAFLSYPEKIETVNLRKFQRVPCLIPGAVSMNGVSHLGVFTDVSEGGCSFLFDQSGSAPNPGVNVGDEIVFSARLIGSSEERSVRAIVRNIRMTEKGTSIGTQFHEPGDDLLDSIRSYMGKVVNLDVP encoded by the coding sequence ATGGAAAAGAGCGGCGAGCAGACCATACATCGGAAGGAATACCTGGGCATAGAGCCTGGCATCAACCTGCGTATCCAGCTGAGGGGAGCACGGGATACCTGGAACGGGACTGTCGTGGGCATGGTGGAAGGCCGGTATCTCATCGCGGAGGTGCCCCCCATACCGGGCCTCTGGGTGAAGCTGCACCAAATGAACAATATCATCGTCCGTTACCTTTATGACGGAAAGGCCTACGGTTTCTACTCCACGCTCATGGCCGCCCTGAACGAGCCGTTTCGCCTGGCTTTTCTCTCCTACCCGGAAAAGATCGAGACGGTCAACCTGAGAAAGTTCCAGAGGGTGCCCTGCCTCATCCCCGGCGCGGTCTCGATGAACGGAGTATCGCACCTTGGTGTTTTCACCGACGTGAGCGAAGGCGGCTGCAGCTTTCTTTTTGACCAGTCAGGTTCCGCGCCAAACCCGGGCGTGAATGTAGGTGATGAGATAGTCTTTTCGGCGCGCCTCATCGGTTCGTCGGAAGAGAGGTCTGTCAGGGCGATAGTGAGGAATATAAGGATGACCGAGAAAGGGACGTCCATCGGCACGCAGTTTCACGAGCCCGGCGATGACCTTCTCGATTCCATCCGTTCTTATATGGGAAAGGTGGTGAACCTTGACGTACCGTGA